The following is a genomic window from Stenotrophomonas maltophilia.
CGTGAGGCGGTGCAGGGGCAGGGCGAGGGCATGCTGCAGTGGATGCTGCAGGGCGCCCGGGGCAGTACCCAGGCCGCTGCCGCCGTGCCCGAATTCGCCGCGTGGCTGCAGCAGTTCCAGCTGCAGGCCGGCCCGTGGCTGCAGAGCCCCGCATTCGGCCCCGGCCGCGAGCATCAGGCACGCTGGCAGGCGCTGCTGCGTGCGCAGGAGGACTACCAGCAGCACTCGCGCGCCTACGTCGAACAGATCAAGCAGGTACTGGAGCAGGCCTTTGCCCTGTTCGAACAGCGCCTGGCCCAGCACGAGCAGCCCGGCAGCCAACTGACCAGCGCCCGTGCGATGTTCGATCTGTGGATCGAGGTGGCCGAAGAGGCCTACGCCAAGGTTGCCCTTTCCGAACCGTTCCAGCAGGTCTACGCCGCATTGGGCAACGCCCAGATGCGCCTGCGCGCCGGCCTGCAGCGCGAGATTGAACAGATGAGTGAACGCATCGGCCTGCCGACCCGCAGCGAGATGGACACGGCCCATCGCCGCATCGCCGAGCTGGAGCGCAGCCTGCGCCGGCTGCAGGCGCAGGTGGCGGTGCTGGCCGGAACCGCTGCGGTCGATCCGGTCGCGCAGCCGGCGCCGGCGAAGGTGAAGCCAGCCGCGCGCACGGCCGCGAAGAAGGCTGCGCCGGCAAAGAAGCCGCCTGCGAAGAAGACATCTGCGAAGACGGCCGCTCCTCGCGCTTCCGCTCGGGCGCGCAATTGATGAAAGGACCGTTGGGCTTCAACGCCGATGATCTGATGCAGGAAACCCTGGCCATGCAGCGCAAGCTGATGGAAGGGCTGAAGCTGCTGCCGCAGGTGGAGGACGTCGACTATGGCGTGACCGCCCGCGAGGAAGTCTGGCGCGATGGCAAGGTGGTGCTGTACCGCTTTGTCGGTGAGCAGGCGCCGACCCGGCGCACGCCGCTGCTGATCGTCTACGCGCTGGTCAACCGGCCGTACATGGTGGACCTGCAGGCCGATCGTTCGCTGGTGCAGAAGCTGCTGGTGCTGGGCCAGGATGTCTACGTGCTGGACTGGGGCTACCCGGACCGCTCCGAGCGTTTCCAGACCCTGGAGGACTACCTGCTGCGCTACATCGATGGCGCGGTGGACGCCTTGTGCGCACGCAGTGGCGGGCCGGCGGACCTGCTCGGCATCTGCCAGGGCGGTGTGTTCGCGCTGTGCTATGCCGCGCTGCGCCGGCACAAGCTGGGCAACCTGATCACCATGGTCACCCCGGTCGATTTCCAGACCGCCGACAACATGCTCTCGCACTGGGCACAGCAGGTGGATGTGGACCTGCTGGTGGATACGCTGGGCAACATCCCGGCCGACCTGATGAACGCCAGCTACCTGATGCTCAAGCCGTTCCGTTTGAACGTGCAGAAGTACGTCGGCCTGCTCGACATCCTCGATGACAAGGCGGCGCTGGAGGACTTTCTGCGCATGGAAAAGTGGATCTTCGATTCACCGGACCTGGCAGGCGAGGCGTTCCGTGACTTCATCAAGCAGTTCTATCAGGGCAACGGCTTGATGAAGGGTACGGTGCGGATCGGTGAGGAGACGGTGGATCTGTTGCAGGTGACCCTGCCGGTACTGAACATCTACGCCGAGCAGGATCACCTGGTGCCGCCCGATGCCTCGCGCGCGATGCGCGGTCGACTGGGCACGCAGGACTACACCGAGTCCAGTTTCCGCGGCGGCCACATCGGCATCTACGTGTCAGGCCGCGCGCAGCGCGAAGTCCCTGCCACCATCGATGGCTGGCTGAAGGCCCGGGACCGGTAGAGTCGAGCTTGCTCGACTTCATGCTTGCTCGACTTCATGGAACCCAGAATGTCCCGAAACCCTCTCCTGATGCTGGCCATCCTGCTCGCCGCGCCACTCGCCCAAGCCGCCCCCGGACCACAGGCGCAGCGCGAGATCGCCCAGCTGATCGGCAGCCTGGACGGCTCGCAATGCCGGTTCCAGCGCAATGGCAGCTGGTACGACGGCAGCGATGCGCGCGCGCACCTGCAGCGAAAGTACGACTACCTGCTGAAGAAGAACCAGGTGGACAGCGCCGAGCAGTTCATCGAGCGTGCCGCCAGCCAGAGCAGCATGAGTGGCAAGCCCTACCGCATCCAGTGCCCCGGGCAGCCTGAACAGACGGCAGCGGCCTGGTTTGGCGCACGTCTGCAGGCACTGCGCCAACGCACGCCGTAGACATCGGGGCGATGTAGAGTCGAGCTTGCTCGATGCTCTTTCCGATATCCAGGAGACGCCGCCATGAACACCACGCCCAGGACGCTGTCGCGATCGCTCAACGACCGCATGATTGCCGGCGTGATCGGCGGCATCGCGCACCGCTTCGGCTGGAGCCCCACGCTGCTGCGGGTGATCTACGTGCTGGTATCGGTGGCCTCGGCCGCGTTCCCGGGCATTCTGGTCTATCTGATCCTGTGGCTGTTGATTCCCAACGAGGCCGATTGAACGCCTCCCAACGACCGTGGCCGGTCTGGCTGCGCGCGCTGCAGGTGCTGGGCGCGGCCTGGACCCTGCCCAACACGCTGGCCGGGCTGCTGGGTGGGCTGGTGGGCATGCTCGGCGGGGCGAGACCGCGCTGGAGCGGTGCCGACTGTGCCGTCGTTTTTGACCGGTGGCCATGGGGTCCTGGCGGTGCGATCACCCTGGGCAACGTGATCCTGCACACCGGGCACGACCTCGGCATGTCGTGCCGGACTTACGCCCACCAGGCAGGGTGGGGGGTGGAGCCGCTGATCCGCCTGGATGACCATGAGCGGGCGCACGTCTACCAGTATCTGGTGCTGGGGCCGTTGTACCTGCCGGTGTATCTGCTGTGTGGCGGGGTGAGCGCGCGCAACCCGTTCGAGCGTGCGGCCGATCATTACGCCCGGTACGGACACGGCTGGTGGCCGTAGTTTCCAGCCAACGGCGCAGCCCCTCGTGGATGGGTCTCGGAATGCGTTTCATGTGATCGGGCCGGGCGGGATGGGTTCGCGGGACACGCCGTAAACCCGTCCATGGGGGCTCGATGGCGCCATCCATGGCGCCAACGGTCCCGCGAACCCATCCCGCCCGATCGCTGACAGTTTCCGGTCGCGTCCAGCCACGGAAAAGAAAAAGAACAGCAGAAGCGGGTCGCGCGCTGCGCTTGCCCGTGTAGAGCCGAGCCTGCGCTCGGCTTCGTGGACTGGCCTGAAAGCGGCCGAGCGTGGGCTATGCCGGTCGTCCTGACCGGCACCCTTCGGGCCGTCGCCATGCGCGACGTTGGCAGCGGCTCCTCCTGCTGCCTTCGGCTCTACAAAAAGCGGCCAGTCCGGCAGTTTTTGCTTTTGATTTTCTTTTTTCTTCTCCGTGGGTGGAGGCAGGCATCAGGAATCTGTCAGCGGCCGGGAGGGTGGGTAGGGCGGGGTGTCCGCGGCATGGAGGCCGCGGCCAAGCCCCCATGGATGGGTTCACGGCGTCCCCGGCCTGCCCACCCTCCCTGCCAGTCCACAGGAAACCGGCTTTCCGCGACCAACCCATCCACCCACGCGGGGCTGCGCCGTTGGCGGGAATCCCCTGCGGATTCGTTAGTCGGAAGTTAAGGATTCGTAAGCATTCTGCTGCGAATTCGCAGTCATCTGCATGCAACCGATCGTCATTAGGCTGCGTGACGTTCCAGTCAGGTTCGACGCGGTAAGCTCTCCCTCGATGAGCTCGCAGCATCGCTCATCGAGTGCAGTACGCAGTAGCATTTTGGAGGAATACATCACATGGCAATTGTTCTCTATGTCGGTGGTAGCAAGGATGGCGAGAAGGGCGTGGTGCCCTACGGCTTCAGCAAATCCCGCGCCGACACCGCGCTGGGGCCGGAGTTCTACACCGAGCGGTTCATGGAACTGCAGGGTGTCGGCAAGGTCCGCCTGATGGCCCTGGAAGGCATGCGTGACGAGATCGTCATGCAGCGCGCCGCCCGCCACTACCGCTGACCTTCGCAACACGCGGCAGGGCTCGCCCACCATCGCGCGCCCGCGCCGGCATCCCAGCCCCGGGCCCGTCCGAGCCCTCTCTCCGCCAGGATGCCGGCGTCCCCACCGGTTGCGCCGCTGAACCTCGCCCTCTGTCAATGCCTTGTTCGGCTGCGCCGCGGGTTGCCAGAATGGGGCCTTCCCGTAACGCGGCACAGACCTGAAGCAATGCACGACGCCAAGAACGCCCAGAGCGCGCTCGCCCAGCAGATCGCCCAGACCATCGCCGAGGAGATCGGTGCCCAGTCCGCCCAGGTACGTGCCGCCGTCGGCCTGCTCGACGAGGGCGCCAGCGTTCCGTTCATCGCGCGCTACCGCAAGGAAGTGACCGGTGGCCTGGATGACACCCAGCTGCGCAACCTGGAAGTGCGCCTGACCTACCTGCGCGAGCTGGAGGACCGCCGTGCGGCGGTGCTGGCCAGCATCGGCGAGCAGGGCAAGCTGAGCGACGAACTGCGCACCGACATCCTGGCCGCCGATACCAAGAGCCGGCTGGAAGACCTGTACCTGCCGTACAAGCCCAAGCGTCGCACCCGCGCGCAGATTGCCCGCGAGGCCGGACTGGAGCCGCTGGCCGATGGCCTGCTGGCCGACCCGACGCAGGACCCGCAGGTTTTCGGCGCCACCTTCATCGACAGCGACAAGGGCGTGGCCGATACCAAGGCGGCGCTGGAAGGCGCGCGCGCGATCCTGATGGAGCGCTGGGGCGAAGATGCCGCGCTGGTCGGTGAACTGCGCACCTGGCTGGGCGAGACCGGCCTGATCCGTGCGCGCGTGGCCGAGGGCAAGGAAACCGAAGGCGCCAAGTACCGCGACTATTTCGAACATGCCGAATCGCTGGCGAAGATTCCCTCGCACCGCTTGCTGGCGCTGTTCCGCGCGCGCCGCGAGGAGATCCTGTTCCTGGAGCTGGACCCGGGCAGCGATGCCGAGGCCGGCCACCAGTACGCCGAAGGGCGCGTGGCGCGCCGGGCCGGCATCGCCGACCAGGGCCGCGCGGGCGACCGTTGGCTGCTGGACGCGTGCCGCCTGACCTGGCGCGCCAAGCTGCACACGCACCTGCTGCTGGACCTGTTCAACCAGGCCCGCGAAAAGGCCGAAGCCGAGGCCATCGCGGTGTTCGGCGACAACCTGAAGGACCTGCTGCTGGCCGCGCCGGCGGGCCCGAAGACCGTGCTGGGGTTGGACCCAGGCATCCGCACCGGCTGCAAGATCGCGGTGGTCGATGCCACCGGCAAGCTGGTGGCTACCGATACCATCTACCCACACGAGCCGCGGCGCCAGTGGGACCAGTCGCTGCAGACCCTCAAGCAGTTGTGCGCGAAATACAACGTCGAGCTGATCGCGATCGGCAACGGCACCGCCAGCCGTGAGACCGACAAGCTGGCCGGTGAAGCGATCAAGGCCGCGGCCAACCCGAAGCTGCAGAAGGTGGTGGTCAGCGAGGCCGGTGCCTCGGTGTACTCGGCCTCCGAGTTCGCGGCCAAGGAATTTCCGGGCCTGGACGTGTCGCTGCGCGGCGCAGTGTCGATCGCACGCCGGTTGCAGGATCCCCTGGCCGAGCTGGTCAAGATCGAGCCCAAGGCGATTGGCGTCGGCCAGTACCAGCACGATGTGGACCAGTACCGCCTGGCGCGGGCGCTGGACGCCCGCGTGGAGGATTGCGTGAACGCGGTGGGCGTGTACGTGAACACGGCCTCGGCCGCACTGCTGTCGCGCGTGTCCGGCCTGTCGGCCACGGTGGCTGAGAACATCGTGCGCCACCGCGATGACAATGGCCCGTTCAAGCGCCGCAAGGACCTGCTCAAGGTCGCGCGCCTGGGCGAAAAGACCTTCGAGCAGTGCGCCGGCTTCCTGCGCATCGCCGACGGTGAACAGCCGCTGGATGCCTCGGCGGTGCATCCCGAAGCCTACCCGGTGGTCGAGCGAATCGTGGCCAGCACCGCACGCCCGATCAAGGCGCTGATCGGCGACGGCAGCTTCCTGCGCGGGCTGAAGGCCGAGCAGTTCACCGATGAATCCTTTGGCGTGCCGACCGTGCGCGACATCCTGAAGGAGCTGGAGAAGCCCGGCCGCGACCCGCGTCCGGAATTCAAGGCCGCACGTTTCGCCGAGGGCGTGGAGGACATCAAGGACCTGCGTGAGGGCATGGTGCTGGAAGGGGTGGTCAGCAACGTGGCCGCGTTCGGTGCCTTCGTCGACATCGGCGTGCACCAGGACGGCCTGATCCACATTTCTGCCCTGTCCGACACCTACGTGAAGGACCCGCGCGAGGTGGTCAAGGCCGGCGATATCGTCAAGGTGAAGGTGCTGGAGGTGGACGTGGCGCGCAAGCGCATCGCCCTGACCCGGCGCCTGGACGACACCCCCGGCCAGGCCACCAGCCGTCCCGGCAGCCGCGAGGAACGCGGTCCGGGCCAGCCGGCACGCCGTGATGCGGCGGGACAGGGCCGTGGGCCCGGCCGCGGCCAGGGCACCGGCAACCGGGGCGGGCAGGCGGCGCCGCCGGCCAACAACGCCCTGGCCGAGGCGTTCGCACGCGCCAAGCGCAGCTGAGGTTCCTGGCCCCCGTCACGCTTGATGTGTGGCGGGGGACTTGTCGGTTTTCCCCGTGATTGCGCACACTTGCGCAACAGGGGCGGCGTTTGGCCACCCCGCTGTCGCTGGGGAGGGCCATGACGCCAGCACGACCCGTCGTCTTCATTGGCGGCTGCAGCCTTTCGCTGCGGCCCGCGCCTGCCTGCGCCTGCGAGGCGCCCCGTTGATGGCGGGCCAGGGCAACAACGGCAACGGGATGCTGGAGCGACGCCTGCACGAGCTGGCCGAGGAGCGCCGCCGGCTGGCGATGATCATCGACGGTACCGCGGCCGGCACCTGGGAATGGAACGTGCAGACCGGGCAGATGCGGGTCAACGCGCGCTGGGCCGAAATCGTCGGTTATCGGCTGGACGAGCTGGAGCCGGTCTGCCAGAAGACCTTCCTGAAGCTGGTCCATCCCGATGACATCGCGTTGTCCGATGCGGCGCTGGAAGACCACTTCGAAGGGCGCAGCGACAACTATGCCTGCCTGCTGCGCATGCGCCACCGCAATGGCCAATGGATCTGGATCCAGGACCGGGGCAGGGTGTTCGAATGGGATGGGCAGGGGCGGCCGCTGTGGATGGCCGGCGCGCATGCCGATGTGACCGAACTGCAGCAGGCCCGGCATGACGCGGCCGAGACCCGCCAGCGCCTGCAGGCCGTGGTCGATGCCTCCGACGAGGTGGCGGTGATCGCCACCGATACCGATGGCACCATCACCCTGTTCAATACCGGCGCAGAGCGGTTGCTGGGCTACAGCGCCGCTGAGGTGGTCGGCCAGCGCAGGCTCGATGCCTTCCACGACCCGCAGGAGCTCAGGGCCTGGCTGCAACCGCAGGCCGCGGCCGATGGCACGCTTCCGGGCGTGTTCGAGGCGCTCAGCGCGCGCGCCGACGGCCAGACGTATTCACGACAATGGACCCTGCTGCGCAAGGATGGCCAGTCGCGCCAGGTGCGGCTGTCGATCAGCCGCATGGACGGGGCTGACGGCCAGCGCATCGGCTACGTCGGCATGGCCATCGACATCACCGAGATCCTGCAGGCACGTGCCGAAGCGCGCCTGTCGGCGGAGAAGTTCGCCGGCGCGTTCACCTCCGCCGCACTGGGCATGGCGCTGGTGTCGCTGGAAGGCCGCTGGCTGGACGTCAACGACGCGCTGTGCCGGATCCTTGGCTATCCGCGCGAGGAACTGCTGCAGGTCGATTTCCAGCGCCTGACCCATGCCGATGACCTGCAGGCCGATCTGGCCCTGGTGCAGGACCTGCTGGCGGGCCGGCGCAGCCATTACCATCTGGAAAAGCGCTACCTGGACCGCGATGGCCGCACCATCTGGGCGCGCCTGTCGGTCTCGCTGGTGCGCAACGAGCATGGCGAACCGCTGCATTTCGTCTCGCAGATCCAGGACATCACCGCCCAGCGCAGCAGCGAGCAGCGCCTGTTCGAGAGCGAGCAGCGCAGCCGCATCACCCTGGATGCGGTGGCCGACCTGGTGCTCAGCGTCAACCTTGATGGTCGCATCGATTACGCCAATGCGGCGGCGGTGCGCACCCTGGCCGGCGATGGCGCCTTGTCGCTGGCCGGGCACAAGGTGCAGGACGTGCTGTCGCTGACCACCGAATATGCGCCCGGCTCGGTGCTGGATGTATCGGTACTGCTGGACCCGGAAAGCAACGCCGTGGACCTGCATGCCGATCTGCTGCTGCGCCTGGGCAGCGCCACGGTGCCGGCGGACCTGACCCGTGCCTGGCTGCGCGACGATGAAGGCCATGTGCGGGGCGCGGTGTGGGTGCTGCGCGATGACACCCAGCAGCGCGCACGCCAGCGCGAGGCCCGCCACCTGGCCGAGATCGACCCGCTGACTGAACTGAGCAACCGCCGTGGCTTCGAGGTGCATCTGCAGCAGGCGATCACCCGCGTTGAACGGACCGGGCAGGCCGCATCGCTGATGTATATCGACCTGGACCGCTTCAAGCCGGTGAACGACACCTGGGGGCACCTGGCCGGCGATGCCGTGTTGTGGGCGGTGGCCAGCGTGCTGCGGCACGGCGTGCGTGATTCGGATGTGGTGGCACGCCTGGGCGGCGATGAGTTCGCGGTGATCCTGTCCGGCTGCACGCCGCGCCGCGCTGCCCGCATCGGTGGCGAACTGCTGCACACGCTGGCGTCGCTGTCCATTCCCTGGGACCAGCACCGGCTGCGGGTCGGTGCCAGCATCGGCATTGCGCCGTTGGCCGGCGGCATGAGCGTGGACCAGGCGGTGGCCGCCGCCGATGCCCAGTGCTACCGGGCCAAGGCGATGGGCCGCAACAACGTGCAGGTGCAGGGCGAACTGTCCGACCTGCCGGGCGAGGACGGTGAGGCCGGCTGAACCGGCCTGCACCGCCCGGTGGGGATGAAGGATGTTTCATTTGCCCGTACCGGCCGATTTGGCGAGCATGGGCCAGCCTGGACTTCCGAAGTGCCCATGTCGCGTGTATTGACCATCGAGGATGACGCCATCACCGCCCAGGAAATCCTGGCGGAACTGGCCAGTCATGGCCTGCAGGTGGACTGGGTGGCCGACGGCCGCGAAGGCATGGTGCGGGCGGCCAGCGGTGACTATGACGCGATCACGCTGGATCGCATGCTGCCCGGCCTGGATGGCCTGGCCATCGTCACCACGCTGCGCCGGATCGGCATCGATACGCCGGTGTTGATGCTCAGTGCGCTGTCCGACGTCGACGAACGCGTGCGTGGTCTGCGCGCCGGTGGCGACGACTACCTGACCAAGCCGTTCGCCTCCGACGAGATGGCGGCGAGGGTGGAAGTGCTGCTGCGCCGCCGCCAGCGCCCGGCCGGCAACGAGACCGTGCTGCGGGTGGGCGACCTGCAGCTGGACCTGCTGGCGCGCACCGCCCATCGCGGCGGGCGCAGCCTGAGCCTGCTGCCGACCGAGTTCAAGCTGCTGGAGTACCTGATGCGCAACGCCGGCCAGGTGCTGACCCGGATGATGCTGTTCGAGGAAGTGTGGGGCTATCACTTCGACCCCGGCACCAACCTGATCGATGTCCATATTGGTCGCCTGCGGCGCAAGCTGGACCACCCCGATGCCCCGGCGCTGATCCGTACCGTGCGCGGTAGCGGCTATGTCCTCAGCGAAACTGTCTGACGGCTGGCGTTCGTCCAGCAGTCGCCTGCTGGGCCTGTACAGCCTGCTGTTCGTCGCCTGGTCCTGCGCCTTGCTGGGCGTGCTGTACTGGCGGGTGTCGCTGTACCTGGACGAGCTGGCACAGTCTGCCGTGCTGCAGCGCGCACACCTGTTCGAGCATTTCACCGGTGACGGGCTGACCGCGGCGCTGCGCGAGAACCGACGCTACGACCTGCATGGCATTGATGCCTACGGGCTGTTCACGCCCGAGGGCAAGCCGCTTGCCGGCATGCTGAAGTCGCTGCCCGCACAGCTGCCGCCGGATGGCAGCGCACACCCGGTTTCGGGGCTGCCGATCAACGATGCCTACGCCCGCGGCAAGCGCGGCTTCGGCGTGGCCATGCCGACCCGCGACGGCCGCATCCTGGTGCTGGTGCGCTACAGCGGGCCGTTGAACCAGGTCAACCATCTGATCCTCGATGCACTGTTGTGGGGAGTATCGCTGACCCTGCTGCCCGGCCTGCTGGGCTGGCACTTGCTGCGACAGCGGCCGCTGCGGCGCAT
Proteins encoded in this region:
- a CDS encoding response regulator transcription factor, whose protein sequence is MSRVLTIEDDAITAQEILAELASHGLQVDWVADGREGMVRAASGDYDAITLDRMLPGLDGLAIVTTLRRIGIDTPVLMLSALSDVDERVRGLRAGGDDYLTKPFASDEMAARVEVLLRRRQRPAGNETVLRVGDLQLDLLARTAHRGGRSLSLLPTEFKLLEYLMRNAGQVLTRMMLFEEVWGYHFDPGTNLIDVHIGRLRRKLDHPDAPALIRTVRGSGYVLSETV
- the phaE gene encoding class III poly(R)-hydroxyalkanoic acid synthase subunit PhaE; its protein translation is MTSSAHDAGSSDFETLARQYFGAWGDALRHATTPGAPGGGDPGSWQRLFDGWAQLLPEQGQGAPEDAVRRFREQAGSWYGTMQEVAARFAGRDASSAEVAQAWREAVQGQGEGMLQWMLQGARGSTQAAAAVPEFAAWLQQFQLQAGPWLQSPAFGPGREHQARWQALLRAQEDYQQHSRAYVEQIKQVLEQAFALFEQRLAQHEQPGSQLTSARAMFDLWIEVAEEAYAKVALSEPFQQVYAALGNAQMRLRAGLQREIEQMSERIGLPTRSEMDTAHRRIAELERSLRRLQAQVAVLAGTAAVDPVAQPAPAKVKPAARTAAKKAAPAKKPPAKKTSAKTAAPRASARARN
- a CDS encoding PAS domain S-box protein — protein: MAGQGNNGNGMLERRLHELAEERRRLAMIIDGTAAGTWEWNVQTGQMRVNARWAEIVGYRLDELEPVCQKTFLKLVHPDDIALSDAALEDHFEGRSDNYACLLRMRHRNGQWIWIQDRGRVFEWDGQGRPLWMAGAHADVTELQQARHDAAETRQRLQAVVDASDEVAVIATDTDGTITLFNTGAERLLGYSAAEVVGQRRLDAFHDPQELRAWLQPQAAADGTLPGVFEALSARADGQTYSRQWTLLRKDGQSRQVRLSISRMDGADGQRIGYVGMAIDITEILQARAEARLSAEKFAGAFTSAALGMALVSLEGRWLDVNDALCRILGYPREELLQVDFQRLTHADDLQADLALVQDLLAGRRSHYHLEKRYLDRDGRTIWARLSVSLVRNEHGEPLHFVSQIQDITAQRSSEQRLFESEQRSRITLDAVADLVLSVNLDGRIDYANAAAVRTLAGDGALSLAGHKVQDVLSLTTEYAPGSVLDVSVLLDPESNAVDLHADLLLRLGSATVPADLTRAWLRDDEGHVRGAVWVLRDDTQQRARQREARHLAEIDPLTELSNRRGFEVHLQQAITRVERTGQAASLMYIDLDRFKPVNDTWGHLAGDAVLWAVASVLRHGVRDSDVVARLGGDEFAVILSGCTPRRAARIGGELLHTLASLSIPWDQHRLRVGASIGIAPLAGGMSVDQAVAAADAQCYRAKAMGRNNVQVQGELSDLPGEDGEAG
- a CDS encoding Tex family protein, with product MHDAKNAQSALAQQIAQTIAEEIGAQSAQVRAAVGLLDEGASVPFIARYRKEVTGGLDDTQLRNLEVRLTYLRELEDRRAAVLASIGEQGKLSDELRTDILAADTKSRLEDLYLPYKPKRRTRAQIAREAGLEPLADGLLADPTQDPQVFGATFIDSDKGVADTKAALEGARAILMERWGEDAALVGELRTWLGETGLIRARVAEGKETEGAKYRDYFEHAESLAKIPSHRLLALFRARREEILFLELDPGSDAEAGHQYAEGRVARRAGIADQGRAGDRWLLDACRLTWRAKLHTHLLLDLFNQAREKAEAEAIAVFGDNLKDLLLAAPAGPKTVLGLDPGIRTGCKIAVVDATGKLVATDTIYPHEPRRQWDQSLQTLKQLCAKYNVELIAIGNGTASRETDKLAGEAIKAAANPKLQKVVVSEAGASVYSASEFAAKEFPGLDVSLRGAVSIARRLQDPLAELVKIEPKAIGVGQYQHDVDQYRLARALDARVEDCVNAVGVYVNTASAALLSRVSGLSATVAENIVRHRDDNGPFKRRKDLLKVARLGEKTFEQCAGFLRIADGEQPLDASAVHPEAYPVVERIVASTARPIKALIGDGSFLRGLKAEQFTDESFGVPTVRDILKELEKPGRDPRPEFKAARFAEGVEDIKDLREGMVLEGVVSNVAAFGAFVDIGVHQDGLIHISALSDTYVKDPREVVKAGDIVKVKVLEVDVARKRIALTRRLDDTPGQATSRPGSREERGPGQPARRDAAGQGRGPGRGQGTGNRGGQAAPPANNALAEAFARAKRS
- the phaC gene encoding class III poly(R)-hydroxyalkanoic acid synthase subunit PhaC, translated to MKGPLGFNADDLMQETLAMQRKLMEGLKLLPQVEDVDYGVTAREEVWRDGKVVLYRFVGEQAPTRRTPLLIVYALVNRPYMVDLQADRSLVQKLLVLGQDVYVLDWGYPDRSERFQTLEDYLLRYIDGAVDALCARSGGPADLLGICQGGVFALCYAALRRHKLGNLITMVTPVDFQTADNMLSHWAQQVDVDLLVDTLGNIPADLMNASYLMLKPFRLNVQKYVGLLDILDDKAALEDFLRMEKWIFDSPDLAGEAFRDFIKQFYQGNGLMKGTVRIGEETVDLLQVTLPVLNIYAEQDHLVPPDASRAMRGRLGTQDYTESSFRGGHIGIYVSGRAQREVPATIDGWLKARDR
- a CDS encoding YfeK family protein, which produces MSRNPLLMLAILLAAPLAQAAPGPQAQREIAQLIGSLDGSQCRFQRNGSWYDGSDARAHLQRKYDYLLKKNQVDSAEQFIERAASQSSMSGKPYRIQCPGQPEQTAAAWFGARLQALRQRTP
- a CDS encoding PspC domain-containing protein; translated protein: MNTTPRTLSRSLNDRMIAGVIGGIAHRFGWSPTLLRVIYVLVSVASAAFPGILVYLILWLLIPNEAD